A region of Drosophila suzukii chromosome 2L, CBGP_Dsuzu_IsoJpt1.0, whole genome shotgun sequence DNA encodes the following proteins:
- the LOC108016076 gene encoding phenoloxidase-activating factor 2 translates to MFPVWTLLIFLSVLILLGAAEQAENNQSIENEIDFADEQPKCGEGSLIPLELDFNITDGQAAPGEFPWTVAVLHQKGFLSGGSLIAPDVVLTTAHWIYNKLAADLSVSAGEWDYGNALENYPFEEHNVRKIVIHPLFDLKRGANNLALLFLENEFQITQRINTICLPTEKRSFTSTRCMVAGWGKKEFKDKHNTRILKKIDLPIVPRDICQDQLRQTRLGKAFNLPSGLICAGGEEGKDACTGDGGGALFCPMAEDPTRFEQIGIVNWGVGCNQKNVPATYTDVFEFKSWILDQMLSPMTISDSN, encoded by the exons ATGTTCCCGGTCTGGACTTTATTAATTTTTCTATCCGTCCTTATTTTACTTGGCGCGGCTGAACAAGCTGAGAacaatcaaagtattgaaaaT GAAATCGATTTTGCAGATGAACAGCCGAAATGCGGTGAAGGCAGTTTAATACCTCTGGAATTGGACTTTAACATTACTGATGGTCAAGCAGCACCTGGTGAATTTCCGTGGACAGTAGCTGTGCTTCATCAAAAAGGATTCCTTAGTGGTGGATCTTTAATTGCCCCAGATGTTGTGCTCACGACCGCTCATTGGATATATAATAAGTTGGCAGCAGATCTTTCCGTCAGCGCGGGTGAATGGGATTATGGAAATGCTTTAGAAAACTATCCATTTGAAGAGCATAATGTGAGGAAAATCGTAATACATCCGTTATTTGATCTTAAAAGAGGAGCCAATAACCTGGCACTTCTCTTTCTGGAGAACGAGTTCCAAATAACGCAACGGATAAATACAATCTGCCTGCCCACAGAAAAAAGATCTTTCACCTCCACTCGCTGTATGGTGGCTGGTTGGGGTAAAAAAGAATTCAAGGATAAGCACAACACAAGGATCCtcaaaaaaatcgatttaccaatAGTGCCCAGGGACATCTGCCAGGATCAATTGCGACAAACCAGGTTGGGCAAAGCCTTCAACCTACCTTCGGGTCTCATTTGTGCTGGTGGCGAGGAGGGCAAGGATGCCTGCACCGGCGATGGCGGAGGAGCACTTTTCTGCCCAATGGCCGAGGATCCAACCAGATTCGAGCAAATTGGCATTGTCAACTGGGGCGTGGGCTGTAATCAGAAAAACGTTCCCGCCACTTACACAGACGTTTTTGAATTCAAGTCTTGGATTCTTGACCAGATGCTAAGTCCTATGACTATTTCTGacagtaattaa